One Thermococcus kodakarensis KOD1 genomic window carries:
- the hypE gene encoding hydrogenase expression/formation protein HypE, translated as MGEKIKLEHGAGGEIMEELLRDVILKTLTLKSAGGIGLDALDDGATIPFGDKHIVFTIDGHTVKPLFFPGGDIGRLAVSGTVNDLAVMGAEPIALANSMIIGEGLDMEVLKRVLKSMDETAREVPVPIVTGDTKVVEDKIEMFVITAGIGIAEHPVSDAGAKVGDAVLVSGTIGDHGIALMSHREGIAFETELKSDVAPIWDVVKAVAETIGWENIHAMKDPTRAGLSNALNEIARKSNVGILVREADIPIRPEVRAASEMLGISPYDVANEGKVVMVVAREYAEEALEAMRKTEKGRNAAIIGEVIADYRGKVLLETGIGGKRFMEPPEGDPVPRIC; from the coding sequence ATGGGTGAAAAGATAAAGCTCGAACACGGAGCCGGTGGAGAAATAATGGAGGAGCTTTTGAGGGACGTTATCCTAAAAACCCTGACGCTGAAATCCGCCGGAGGCATAGGGTTGGATGCACTCGACGATGGTGCCACAATACCCTTTGGAGACAAGCACATCGTCTTCACGATAGATGGACACACGGTAAAGCCCCTCTTCTTCCCTGGAGGAGACATAGGCCGCTTAGCGGTCAGTGGAACCGTGAACGATCTGGCCGTTATGGGTGCTGAACCGATAGCACTTGCAAACTCGATGATAATCGGCGAAGGCCTTGATATGGAAGTCTTGAAGAGGGTTCTCAAGTCCATGGACGAGACGGCAAGGGAAGTCCCCGTTCCAATAGTCACGGGCGACACCAAGGTCGTCGAGGACAAAATAGAGATGTTCGTCATAACCGCTGGAATAGGAATAGCGGAGCACCCGGTAAGCGACGCCGGGGCAAAGGTCGGCGACGCCGTGCTTGTCAGCGGGACTATAGGCGACCACGGCATAGCCCTGATGAGCCACAGGGAAGGTATAGCCTTCGAGACCGAGCTCAAGAGCGACGTCGCACCGATATGGGACGTTGTCAAAGCTGTCGCCGAGACAATCGGCTGGGAGAACATCCACGCGATGAAAGACCCGACGAGGGCCGGACTGAGCAACGCCCTCAACGAGATCGCTCGCAAGAGCAACGTTGGAATCCTCGTGAGGGAAGCTGACATCCCGATAAGGCCAGAGGTTAGGGCTGCCAGCGAGATGCTGGGAATAAGCCCTTACGACGTCGCAAACGAGGGTAAAGTGGTCATGGTAGTCGCGAGGGAGTACGCGGAAGAGGCCCTTGAGGCAATGAGAAAAACGGAGAAGGGCAGGAACGCGGCGATAATCGGTGAGGTAATAGCTGACTACCGTGGCAAGGTTCTCCTCGAAACGGGAATAGGTGGAAAGAGGTTCATGGAGCCTCCCGAGGGAGACCCCGTTCCGAGGATATGCTGA